The window AAGTCGAAGTAGGGGCGCCCGGAGACATCCACGACCACGTCCGCGACGGCCTCGTCCAGCGGGACCCGGCGGTCGGCATAGCGGACGATGCCGCGTTTCTCGCCGAGCGCCGCGTCGAACGCCTGCCCGATGGCGATGGCGACATCCTCGACGGTGTGGTGGTCGTCGATGTGGAGGTCGCCGTCGCACTGGACCGTGAGGTCGAACAGGCCGTGCTTGGCGAAGGCGGTGAGCATGTGGTCGAAGAAGCCGACGCCGGTGTCGACGGTGGCCTCACCGTCGCCGTCGAGCGCCAGTGTGACCTCGATGTCGGTCTCGGCGGTCTCCCGGGTCACGGCGGCCTCGCGGACGCCACCCTCGGTCGTCTCGTCGCTCATGGTCGCGGCTCCGGGGCCCACCGGCAAGACGGTT of the Haloglomus salinum genome contains:
- the hisB gene encoding imidazoleglycerol-phosphate dehydratase HisB, producing the protein MSDETTEGGVREAAVTRETAETDIEVTLALDGDGEATVDTGVGFFDHMLTAFAKHGLFDLTVQCDGDLHIDDHHTVEDVAIAIGQAFDAALGEKRGIVRYADRRVPLDEAVADVVVDVSGRPYFDFDGAFSQPSVGEFTSDMAAHFARSLAMNAGLTLHAGVTGENAHHEVEALFKTLARALDDATRVDERRAGDTPSTKGEL